A region of the Candidatus Palauibacter soopunensis genome:
ACGACACCTGTGAGCGAGACCGCGGCCAGCATCGCGGCCGCGCCGGCCCGCGTGCCCTGGCGCGTCATGGGGTTCCGGTGGCTTGTCCCGGAAACTCGCGGGCTACCGGCCGCCCTCGACGTTCTGAAGGTCTTCGAGCAGGTCGAGCAGCTTCTCGAGCCGCTCCTTGAGCTTGTCCCGGTCGAGGTTGGCATCGACGTCCAACTGGACCTCCGCCTCGTGCAGCGCGGACCCCGCCTCCGCGGCTTTCAGGGAGAACGTCTCCCCGTGTCGCGCGGCGCGCAGCCTGACATCCCCCTCGGACGACCCGGCCGGGGCCGTCACGGTCCGGTCGATCCAGAATCCCGCGTCTCGCGCCCGTACCGGATTTCGCGCGGCGATGCGCATCGCACCGAGTCCCTCCACCCGCGCGACCCGCGCGCCGGCCACATTGGATCTCGCGTCCATCCGGATCGTGATGCGGCCGTTGTCGAAGATGGCCACGTCGGCTTGGCCGTGGGCGGCGCGGTGCCCGAGGCGGTCCAGCCACGCCGCGATGGCGCGCTCGACGCCTCCGTTGATCCGCCCGGCGGTGTGTGCCGTCCGGCGCAATTGCTCCGCTGCAAACCGGGGCGCGCGGGTCGGACCCGGCGGATCCGCCCGTTCGATGAGGTTCGCGATCCCCTCCAGGGTCGCCGTACTCGCCTTCGCCGGCCCGGGCAGGCTCGTGAGGTGGGAAAGGGCGGCCCAGACGCAGATCGCGAGGGCCCAGAGGGTGAAGGCGGCGGCGACTCTTCGAATGAACATCACGGCGGCTCCAGGGAGGAGGTCGAGTGTCCTTCTGACATACGCTCGGGCGCGCGGTCAGGTTCCAACCCATACGACCGGATCCTGATCCGAAAGGTTGTCCGTCGCCGTCGCTGGCCGGCGGACCGCGGCAGACCCCTAGGGTGGGGGAGCCTCGCCGCTCGTGAGGAGCAGCGTACCGGTCACGCGGGTGAGCCGCAGCTCCCCGTCGCTGTCGCGGAGCCGCAGCAGCGTGACCTGGATGCGGGCCGTCACGTCCGTCCCGGTGATGTCGAGTCGAAGGGAGTCCGGCGGCAGTTGCACTCTTCCGGGCGCCGTCGTGGTCCCGAAGCGTCCGGCGCGCGCGATGAGTTCGGCGAACGAGACCGTGGCGAGTTCGTCTCCGCCGAGCCGGATTGTCGTCCCGAGGCTGTCCGCGGCGGCCTCGAAGGTGAGGGAGTCGCCCTCGAACGGGTAGCGTCCCCCCAGGAGGTTCCGCTCGAAGACGGCCCGGTCGAAGCCGGACACGTCGACGGCCGCGTTTCGGCCCCCGGGAGGCGAGATGTCGACGAACCCGAAGGGGTCCGCGAGCAGTCCCTCCGAGGGCACGAGCCCGAGGTGGTCGGCGATGAGCGTCGCCCGGCGTCCGGCCTCCGCGACCCTCAACGAGGCCGCCATTCCATCTCCGATCGTATCCACCGTCGCTACGCCGTCCTCGAACCACTCGTCGATGGCGGACGTCCCGTGCCACGAAATCAGGTAGAGCAGGACATCGTTGATCTGCTGCCAGTCCTCGGGCGGGATCTCGATGGAGGCCGGCGAGATGCGGCCATCCGCCAGGACTCCGTGCGTCGAGAGCAGATCCTCGATCCGGCCCACCTGGCTCCGCTCGGCCACGGCGTAGGCGGACCAGGGGCCGACGAAAGTGACCGCGCCGATGACGGCCAGCGTCAGCGGAATCCCCTTGATCTCGCGCGACCGCGTCACCGTGTAGAAAAGGGCGGCTCCCGCCAGCCAGACGCCGAGGAGGAGCAGGAGATACCGGCGCTCGGTGATCCCGTATTGCTCGATGCGCTGCCCGATGGCGAGCAGGAGCATGACGATGGACGGGATGATGAGAATCCAGAAGATGCGGGCGTATGTGTCGATCCACGCGTGGCCTTCCCGTCCGCGCCGGGGATGCACGAGGAGGAGCGACAGGATGCCGAAGGCGGCGAGGGCGGAGACGAGAAGTCCGATCCACCCGCTGGGCCACGTCGTCGTGATGACGACGCGCCCGAGGTAGGCGGTGAGGATGATCAGGTATACGGCGACGAGCGGGAGGAGCACGTACTGCGCGAAGACGCGCAGACCCGCGGGGTAGTCGTCGCGGCGTTCCAGTTGCTCGAAATCGTCCGGCACGCCCGCGAGCACGAACCACGTCTGGAAGACGAATCCGAGGAAGAAGAAGAGCCGGCCGTAGTTCTCATCGGCGATGTTGATGTTGAAGAGGTTCTCGATGCCGAACATGGCGATGGAGAGTCCGCCGAAGAGGACACCCGTGTAGATCGCCCCGAGGCCGAACCGGAAGAAAAGCGTGCGGTTGAAGTGCCAGAAGCCGTTCGGCTCGCGGACGCCGAGATAGGCGATGAAGGCGACGAGCAGATGCAGGGTCGCCGTCAGGTGAAAATGGCGGAGGCCGGCGATGTTCTCGCCCCAGTTCGGCCACTGCCAGTAGTAGAGGGCGAGCACCGCCACGCCGAGTCCGCGCAGCGCCCAGTGCCGCGGCCACGGGAGCTTCCACCGCTCCGCGAACAGGGTGAGTCCGGTCAGCAGCGGCAGGCCGAGACTGGCCGTGGCTACGAGGCGCAGCTCGAGCGCCGTTTCCGCGTTGATCGCCCGCATCGCGGCGATAGCGGCGACGACCGCGCAGGTCAGAACGACCGGGAACCGCCGCGCCGTGACCCACGCCGCCGCCGCGAGCCGCTCGACCGAAGGGAGCCTCAAACCCGGGCTCTGATCGTCACGAGCCGCTCGGCGGCCTGCTCGAGCAACGCCTCCGTCTTGCAGAACGCGAACCGCACGAGCTTGCGCCCATCCTCCGGGTTGTGGAAGAAACTGGATCCGGGGACGGGAGCCACGCCCACCGTGCGCGTGAGCCAGAACGCGAATTCGTCGTCCGGCAGATCCGAGAGATCCGAGAAGTCCGCGAGGACGTAGTACGCGCCTTCCGGCTCGAGGCATTGGAACCCGGCTTCGATGAGCGCGGGATAGAAGAGGTCCCGTTTCGCGCCGTACACATCGGCGAGCCCCTCATAGTAGGACGGCGGAAGCATCTCGAGGCCGGTGGCCACGCCTTCCTGAAGGGGCGCGGCGGCTCCCACGGTGAGGAAGTCGTGGACCTTGCGGATGGCGTCCGACAACTCCGGGTGCGCCACGATCGTCCCCATCCTCCAACCGGTGACCGCGAACGTCTTCGAGGCGGCGCTGATCGTGATCGTCCGGTCCCGCATGCCGGGAAGCGTTGCCATCGGAATGTGCCGCGCGCCGTCGTAGAGGATGTGCTCGTAGACCTCGTCCGTGATCGCGTACGCGTCGAACTCCTGGCACAGGATCGCGATCTTCTCGAGTTCGTCTCGCCTGAACACGCGGCCCGTGGGGTTGTTCGGGGTGTTCACGATGATCGCGCGCGTCCGGTCGCTGAACGCCGCCCGCAGGCGGTCGAAGTCGATCTGCCACTCCGCGGTCAGCGGCACGAACACGGGCGTCGCGTCGCAGAGCGTGGTGTCCGGGCCGTAGTTCTCGTAGAACGGCTCGAAGACGATGACTTCCTCCCCCGGGTCTACGACCGCGAGGAGCACCGCCATCATCGCCTCGGTCGCTCCGCACGTGATCGTGAGGTGCGCCTCCGGATCGACGTCGAGCCCGTACCAGTCGCGATAGCTCGCGGCGAGCGCGTCCCGGTACCGTTTCGCGCCCCATGTGATCGCGTACTGGTTCACATCGTCGTAGATCGCGCGCGCGGCGCCGATCTTCAACGTGTCGGGCGACTCGAAGTCGGGGAAACCCTGCGACAGGTTGATGGCCCCGTGTTCGTTCGAGAGCCGGGTCATCATCCGAATCACGGATTCCGTGAAGCCGTGCGTACGCCGGGCG
Encoded here:
- a CDS encoding aminotransferase class I/II-fold pyridoxal phosphate-dependent enzyme, yielding MKIHTARRTHGFTESVIRMMTRLSNEHGAINLSQGFPDFESPDTLKIGAARAIYDDVNQYAITWGAKRYRDALAASYRDWYGLDVDPEAHLTITCGATEAMMAVLLAVVDPGEEVIVFEPFYENYGPDTTLCDATPVFVPLTAEWQIDFDRLRAAFSDRTRAIIVNTPNNPTGRVFRRDELEKIAILCQEFDAYAITDEVYEHILYDGARHIPMATLPGMRDRTITISAASKTFAVTGWRMGTIVAHPELSDAIRKVHDFLTVGAAAPLQEGVATGLEMLPPSYYEGLADVYGAKRDLFYPALIEAGFQCLEPEGAYYVLADFSDLSDLPDDEFAFWLTRTVGVAPVPGSSFFHNPEDGRKLVRFAFCKTEALLEQAAERLVTIRARV
- a CDS encoding DUF4153 domain-containing protein, which translates into the protein MRLPSVERLAAAAWVTARRFPVVLTCAVVAAIAAMRAINAETALELRLVATASLGLPLLTGLTLFAERWKLPWPRHWALRGLGVAVLALYYWQWPNWGENIAGLRHFHLTATLHLLVAFIAYLGVREPNGFWHFNRTLFFRFGLGAIYTGVLFGGLSIAMFGIENLFNINIADENYGRLFFFLGFVFQTWFVLAGVPDDFEQLERRDDYPAGLRVFAQYVLLPLVAVYLIILTAYLGRVVITTTWPSGWIGLLVSALAAFGILSLLLVHPRRGREGHAWIDTYARIFWILIIPSIVMLLLAIGQRIEQYGITERRYLLLLLGVWLAGAALFYTVTRSREIKGIPLTLAVIGAVTFVGPWSAYAVAERSQVGRIEDLLSTHGVLADGRISPASIEIPPEDWQQINDVLLYLISWHGTSAIDEWFEDGVATVDTIGDGMAASLRVAEAGRRATLIADHLGLVPSEGLLADPFGFVDISPPGGRNAAVDVSGFDRAVFERNLLGGRYPFEGDSLTFEAAADSLGTTIRLGGDELATVSFAELIARAGRFGTTTAPGRVQLPPDSLRLDITGTDVTARIQVTLLRLRDSDGELRLTRVTGTLLLTSGEAPPP